The Narcine bancroftii isolate sNarBan1 chromosome 8, sNarBan1.hap1, whole genome shotgun sequence region AGCTTGGATTTTTGCACTGTTTGCTTTCCCTGACTCGACCTCCCTGCAGGTCCTGGCCCTGgccactgtccacaatgcccaaACCAGCTTGTTGTAACTCTGAGGAAGCCTGGTCTGCGGTGCCACGCATCAGGGTGAGGGCATTAGCCGTCAAGTCACACAACCCATTACATTTCCTCCCTTCCTGCTCACACTTGCTGCACCTCTCTCTGAATATATCTAATCTTTCATCAAGGATTTCACCTGGCACTGCCAGGTCAGAATTCCTGCCTTTCTCAGGGATCAAATCCAAGTGGCCCAGTTTGTGGAAGCAGCTGGCACAGAACCCATGTAGTGTCTCACTCCCAGTGAAGGGGCACTCAGCCAGTTTGCATTTCAAGGCATTTGTCTCACTGAAGAAAGAAATTCCAGATTTCGACTGATGATCGCTGACGTCTTGTGGCTCAAAGCTTGTTGATCGTTCCTTATTAAAATGTTTACCAACTTGTCGGCAGTCTCCTTGCTTGCCAGTTTTGGACTCTGAAGACTCTTTGTTGCTTTGGAATGCATCATGACACATGTGGCAGAATGGTTTGGTGAATTTTGAGCAAAAGTAGGGGCAGCCATGTGTCAAACATTTGTCCTCCACAATGGATAGAGGTGAGAGGAAGTCCACCTTTTTTCCATTCCTGTTGTTTGTCACATTGCCGCTGCTTTCCTGCCAGGATTTGTACCGATGGTTAACAAGCTGGAAATAATCGAGAACCAGGTTTAGGTCATCGGGCAAAGGGTTTATAAGCAAcctgcacaaaaaaaaaacaattattttagATGGTTTTTGAAAGATGGAAATCTTTTCCTCATTCACTAACAAGAATGTCGATCATTGCAAAAGCTCCAGTCAGGAGCATGAAACAAGGAAGGCCTGTTCAAAGATCCACAATCCAATAATTTCAGTAATGCAGACCATTACTGTAAAGTTAAGCATTGTCAGAGCCAAGGATCAAAAGTATCATCTCCTTCCTTGCAGTTCTTCCCCCTTGCAGGTCTTCACCCAGTATATTGTGATGTTtttaaaccataaaacaatacagcacagaaacaggccctttggcccttctagtccatgctgaattctacctagtcccactcacctgcaccctgaccatacccctgtcatccatgtacctgtcaaaattctccttaaaaattaaaattgagcttgcattcaccacttcagctggcagcttgttctgcaCTCCTCTCTGGGAgctcccttaacccatgtcctctggtttgtatctcatctaccttcTGTGGAAAAACCCCTTCTACATTTACTGTGTccagacccctcataattttaaatacctctatcaaatctcccctcattcttctatgttccagggaataaagtcctaacctgtttaacctttcctagcaactcagttcctgaaatccaagcaacatcctagtaaatcttctctgtactctttctatcttattgatatatttcctgtagttaagtgaccaaaactgcacccagtacctcaaatttggcctcaccaatgtcttgtacaattttgcCATAATATtccagctcctatattcaatactttgattaatgaaggctgttacgaacccagaggcccccaaaatccagcagcaatagaaattcaccaagacaaatggttacttcaacaaaagttgctttttaattttctttaagcataaaaacaggatcaaactttaacttattactattaacttaacctaacttaaaccacTTCTAATTGTAAgcatacgtgtatgtaatgtgtatatgttctggAAACTTCTTTACTTAAATAGTCCAGTCATTCacctctcacttctccaagttcactagtatcaggaaattcttatactgtgcacagaatttaacatttatgaatttttaccaggctttggtgcttaaagataaatggttactgctcaggaaggttctagtaggtttcagagagatatttgttgcttactggacacacacaaaccgattccctccgatcagttacttgccaaagaaatttgttCCATCATagattttccaaataataacctcctcttccaggtcaccacagagttcctctagtttcccttatttcaggagaaatactctcgccagtcatttcctcttgtaaggactagaagggttttcaacaggctgaactcagaacttacaacccgtcttcaaaatggggttttcaacaagcttacCAGCTTTCCATGTTACAACCTCCAAAGGCTACTGCAGAACTgtgcaactgatctctctctctctctctctttcccccccaccaccccccccccccccacccccactctctaaaagagaaatcctgtttgttttttttcctctctctgcttgtaaggctccaaaacccaatccttgaaagatcttatcagcactttgAGCTTGGAGTGTTTCATTTGCACTTGCTttggaaattctttccaaagcagttttaTTGTCTGTGCAAAATCACTGGTGCCTGAACATGTAGCTTCagccaaagctcttgcattttaaatgagatgtgttttgctACTCTGTGAAGTGACTTACACTCaaccctcacaatctatctctttttaagacatatttataaatcatataatataacccattaaaaggcaaatatgccaaaacctctcttaacagccctatctacctgtgagaccattttcagagaattatgtatctgtattcctagatccctctgttctaccacactcatcAGTGCCCTGCATGCATGCCCTCcaggaatgtctgcagacattgAGATTTGTAGTGTAATATACAAAAATGTTgcagaaactcagctagtcatgcagtgtctataggaaacaaaggaagcaaaaagcctgctcaaaccttgatgaggggctcagccCCGAAAAAGTAGTAATGTCCTATAAaaactgcgtgacctgctgagtttctccagtacttttgtacaTTGCTGTTTAATTACTTGGTCTAAATGCTTGGAGGATGTAGTTTGATGACAATGTGCTCAGCTCAAGAACACTTTTCAAAAGCACTTATTGGTGAGCACCTGTCAAACAGCTGGTgctgtacagcatggaaataggtccTTCATCACAACTtttccatgccaaccaagatcCACATGAATCCAATTTCCTGTGACTGGCCACATCCATCAATTTcatacctgtccaaatacatTTTGAACACTGTGACTGTACCTTgtatggcaactcattccatacacccaccatcaTCTGTGTGACCTTAGGAAGAGTTCATGAGCTTTGAGGCATTTACACCATCTCCAGTAGGGAGAAGTTTTGTCCAAATTATCTTGTACATCACTGCAAAGTCTAAGGGAGTTTTACTTCTGGGATACTGCAGTTTTGAGAATTGAATCAATTCCAGGATTTAAAGTAGCTGACTCACTTTCtgcattgaaatttttaaaaaatgttttgaaatctGTAGGTGGACGTGAATTATTTCTGCATTTTACTTCTTGTTCCTCAGTGTGCCATATCAGATATTCGGGAACCAAATGACTTCCTCAATGATTGATTCACACTGGGCCATTGTGCTTAATCATGTTGTGGGTTTATAACGGGATCTCCACAGTCCAACACTCCCTCGACGGTAAATCAGATGGAACTCACCTGGCTGCATTAATAAATTCCACACCATGGCAGTCCGGCACAGAAATCTCAATCAGGTAATTGCTCAACAGCTGTTTCCTGTTGACCTTTTCAGCTTCCAAGAGAAAGCGGATGGGTAACTCCACACTGCCAGTCCTGTCAGGCACTACTAATGGAAAAGCATTTATCTCTGAGGAAGAAAAAATGTGGGCGAATGTCACAATAACTAAAGCCTGACCCTAACATTCCCATAACAACTCCTCGATTGAAAGGCACGATCCACTCAATGAGACCCGAAAACTTCATCATATCCTTCTGCAGGTCACCTCATAGAATGAATATTGGCTATCAATATTCAAAAGATGTTGGCGACAGGAGGCAAAGGATTGGTCATATCAGCTCCCTCACCATTGATATGACCATTTAACTGATTAGTAATGAAGTGTTCGTGGCAGTGCTTGGAACAGAAAAGATAAGAGCATGATACAATTGAAGCAAGTTGTCCTGAAACAACTCAGGTTTCAGTGACCTTTGCTGAGAATTTCAATGGAAAACATTGTCAGAAATTGGGGGTGGCAGTGAAGAGTTCTAACGCAAAAAAGCAGAAGGCCTCATGGAACTGGAGCTGCCTTGCATTCAGCATATACTCACTTTACTGGAAGAGAGCTGGGTAACCAATCAGCTGTCTCCTCCATAAGATATAGTGGCAGAGACACTGATGACTGGCTTTCGTTCTAACCATAACGATTTAACCTAGAGACTTCTGGCTTTCATGAATTATTACAATATCATATCCTTTAAATGGTGTATTTTCAGGCTTGAAATTAATTCTCATATTAGTTATAGGTGAAAAGGAGCCTTGAAGATGTAGTACCAGGGGTGGGTAAAAGAAACCGAGCATTGCCTCAAGTTGTGCCAGAGGCAGATCTACTCTCGAATGGTCATACCTGGTCCAATATCATTTATGCTGATGAGTGGGGTGAAATAACGATGCTCGTAGCTCAACAGTACGGGACATGTGCAGCATTGTAGAGGAGGCCAATGCAAGGGAAGGTAGATTCCTGCTGGGCTCGAGGTCTTGCTACTTGAACTTTTCAAACCTTCTTCTGAGTTTCCTATTTTTAAATCAAAAGATCAGAATTCTTGTGTCAAGTCCTGTGATATAATACTTTACTGAAGCAATGATAACAGCTGCATGAGACACATCTTCCTGCAACAACAACACCCTGTGATGTCCTTCCatggaaagtggggaaaccgCAGCAAGCTCAGCTGTGTGTGATTGGTGGGAGTGAGTACTGCAGATATggggcagtgacaaataaaaagaggggaagctCAAGCAGAGTGACCAGTGTAGAatggccagtgtgtgagtggctcaggttaggagtgggactttgaggctttgacTCACCtggctttggtgagcagaggctgaggacgagctCATTTCCAGTGAGGTAAGGCCAGGTAAGACCTTTGTATTTAAACTAGGAATAGataatggagacagcagctagagcagtggaatgctccaaatgcaggatatgggaaatctgggacagcacaattgtctcTGATGACTGCACctgcaagagttgcatccagctaaAGGTCCTGGGAGACCAAGTTAGGGTACTGGAACTgcatgaactccagatcattcaggaagcTAAGaaagtgatagagaggagcttcagggagacaacacccccaaaagtcaggaggcagcTAGGTggatgactgttaggagagggaatggGAATAGACAGACAGAGCAGAATACCCCTGTGGTTGTTCttctcaacaataagtatactgttggGGGGAGGAATGATTTACCAAGGACAGGTTGGAGGATTGTCGATAGCACTGAAGGGTGTTGTAGGTTATAAaggatattgacaggatgcagtgtgggcaaaaaagtggcagatggagttcaatccagataagtgtgaggtgttgcattttggaaggacaaaccgaaaggctgagtacagggctaATGGTCGgctacttaggagtgtggatcatggggtccaaatccatacatccctcaaggacaccacacaggttgataggatagttaagaaggcctatggggtgttgggcttcattaataaggggattgagtttaagagtagggaggtcatattgcaactctacaaatctctggtgagatcatacagagtattgtgttcagttctggtcatgtcattataggaaagatgtagaaTCTATGGAGAtgatggagaggagatttaccaggatattcccTGGGTTGAAAAATaagacttatgaggcaaggttagcagagctgggcttttctctttggagtgtagatagatgagaggagacttaatagaggtgtgcaagattatgagaggcatagatagggtggacagcgaACAGCTTttacccagggcaggaacagcaaacactagAGAACATCTaaacaaagagaagggaggaaaattaggggagacatcaggggtacgctttttacacagagagttgtgggtgcctggaatgcctttccaatGTTAGTGGTAGAAGCTGAAATTTTAGGGGTATTTaacagactcttaaacaggcacatggatgaaagaaaaataggttgaatatttccttttttaaaggTTAGCACaaaattgagggccaaagggctgtaatgttccatgtactaCACTCATTACAGCACAGTGGAGGCCCTCATTCCATGATGTTGTACCACCCTATGTAAACCAACTCCATGTAATCTAATTttacctacctcacacccataaccctcttacATCCATGTCCCTGTTTCTGAGTATttcaaatgtccctattgtaccagcctccaccaccactcctgccaatgcattccaggcacccaccactctctgtgtgtaaaaacagAAAAGAAATTATCTGTTATCTCCCTTAAATTTAAACACTGTTGTTATTGTCACCCCAGTTAAAAGGtgttggttgtccaccctatccatgcccttcataatcttgtagacctctattaattaGAACACAGATTCACCTCTAATCTTTTGTTGCTCTGAAGAGTAAAGAGctagctctgttaactttgcttctccaatccaggcatcatcctggtaaatctcctctgcaccatctccatagcttccacatccttcctctaatgagccATTGTTTATATGGGTGTGACATCTTTGTGAGCCACAGGTGAGTTATCAGGCAAGAGGCAGCAAATCACACAGTTGTGCGCTGAAACCATTTTCCCACTTCTCTCATTGACTACATCCTCCTAGTCAAATGCGTACCAAATTCGAAATTGTTTCTATAAACAATTTAGATCATTTTGGGAACGTAATCTGAATCCAGAATATCTGCCTTTTGTATTCTGCTTTTGGCTCTGCCTTGTGGTCTGCCAATAGGTAAATGGACAAGTTCAAGGCCCTCCAAATTAAGCTAGATGACCTACCGCAATGAGCGGATAGAGCAGTAACAACATCACATCCAAACATTGATGATATGGTTGCACGTTGTTTCCCTGAGACTGCACTCTGAAGAGGTGCCATTCCTGGCTTGTCGGAGCCCAACTCTGACACAACTTAGAGTGTCACAATGATCAAACCAGCAGCCCACAACACCAGAACCCAGTTTCCCAAGTATCCAAGCTGATGTTGCTGTTTTCATGACCAGACCAGGTGAGCCTGAAGGTTGGTCTCAGGTAATGGTATAACAGGTTATGCCAGCCCAAGCTCTGACCAGCTGGTCTAGTGTGGTTGTGTTTCTATAGGGTGATAACAGAATGAGGTTGAGCAGTAATGCATCATTTGAGTTATAGGGCATGCCACATGTGATCcgtgttcaatcctgacctctgtccctgtctgtgtggagtttacaagTTCTCCTTGCGTCCATGCAGGTTTCCCCCTTTGAGCTCCTCACCCCAAGGACATGGGTGTTGGTGAGTTAAATAGCTGATGTAAATTGGCTCCATGTTATGGTTAAGAGATAGAACCTGGGAAAATTAATGATAACGTAGGGAAAATAGAATGGGATCAGGGGAGATGGGTGGTTGTAATAGCAGAGCCTAAatgggccaaaggcctgtttcagtgctgtgttACCCTGACCTGCAGGAAAATATTGATGGGAAAAGAAGAGGGTAGAATGACAAGGGAATCTCACATTAACTTCGAACATCGAACActccagcacagtacagtcccttctGCCCTCAATATTGTGCTAATCTATACGACTTCATAAAGCTGTCTGTATACATTTCATCTggagccatagaacactacagcacggaaacgggcccctttggcccttctagtctatgccaaaccattttttttgcctagtcccactgaactgtgtcagtctatagccctccatacctctcccatccatgtacctgtccaattccttcttaaatgttaaaattgagcccacattcaccatttcagctgggagcttgttccacactcccaccagtctcagtgtgtgtgaagaagttctcccttatgttccccataaacttttaccatttcacttttaacccatgtccactGGCTTGTATCGCACCTAcccccagtggaaaaagcctatctacgtttactctgtcgatacccctaataatttaagtacttctatcaaatcacccctctttcttctacgctccaggaaatatagtcccaacctgtttaacctttccctgtaactcagttcctgaagtccatctTATTGATGTTTTTCCTGtgggttaggtgaccaaaactgcacagatattccatatttggcttcaccaatgtcttatacaacttcaccataaacaTCCCAGctgctatactcaatattttgatttatgaaggccaatatgccaaaagcttatccacctgtgacactactttcaagaaattatgtatctgtatttcctgatccctctgttctaccacagttCTCATTGCCCTATCATTCACCACGTACGTCTTTTCTtgattagtccttccaaaatgcatcacctcacacttatctgcattaaattccatcttccatttttcaacccatttttccagctggtccagatcccttttcaatccttgaaaaccttcgctgtccacaacacctctgatcttagtgttatctgcaaacttgctgatccagtcagtagttggttgtttttccagactcttttgtgtagtcttccaaaggcgctatttgccttggcgagtctgttgtctatctcgttgtcgatccttgcatctgatgaaatggtgcagccgagataggtaaactggttgactgttttgagttttgtgtgcctgatggagatgtaggggggctggtagtcatggtggggagctggctgatggaggacctcagttttcttcaggctgacttccaggccaaacattttggcagtttccgcaaaacaggacatcaagcgctgaagagctggctctgaatgggcaactaaagcggcatcgtctgcaaagagtagttcgcagacaagtttctcttgtgtcttggtgtgagcttgcaggcgcctcagattgaagagactgccatccgtgcggtaccagatgtaaacagcgtcttcattgttgaggtctttcatggcttggttcagcatcatgctgaagaagattgaaaagagggttggtgcaagaacacagccttgcttcacaccattgttaatggagaagggttcggagagctcattgctgtatctgacccgaccttgttggttttcgtgcagttggataaccatgttgaggaacttcggggggcatccgatgcgctctagtacaacaaacaacaatggtcccagcaccgaacctgagacacaccactagtcacaagcctccagtctggaGTAATAGCATTTAAACAAAAATCAGTGCACGAGCTTCTTCTCAACACTCACCCGCGATTACAATGATCGGTCGTCTGATGATGTTGGCCAAAACAAAAAAGTGGACATCTTGGTAGATGTTGGTCACAGCACGGCTAGCTGCTGATGCTGGGTCTGCACACTCAATCACATTCTCCCACTCTTGGTCCCAAATCTGTTGCAATTTAAAAGCATTAAATTAGCCAACTGGATTGGCATGGAGGAGTTGGCCAAATTACCTGTTTCTATGCTGACTACCTCCATATCTCTCTGATCTAATTCTGCAACAAAACGTGACTAAGTTGGAACATGTCTGTCACTCAAAAAGAGAGATAATTGCCTGCagaaacaagcaccaggactccACAACCTGCAaaggaggcagagatagggtagaGAGTCAGATCCTTTCTCCCAGTGTAAAAGTTCACacgagaggacatgcatttaaggagggagaggggagtttAAAGATGGCAGGgcaagtttcccccccccccccccacacagaggGAAGCCTGGAACAGGCaaccaggggtagtggtggaagcagatgtgatAATAATAGATAGgcggggatggagggatatgggtcatGTGGGAGCAGCAGAGTTTAATTTAGCATCATTTTctgcacagacatgtgggctgaagggtttgcTCCTGTGCTATGTATGAGCAGGAATTTAAATCCAATCAGAAATTTTACAAAAACCTCATAACATCTTTAAAATTTACTGGGGTTTCCATAGCATTCCATTTCCCTGAATTCCCAGCTTTGCCCTTTGGAAAAATATGAAACTTCTCACTTTAATGGGTAAACATGTTTGCGGTTTCAGGGAACCATGTTCCTGAAGGCCTTGATCTCCTCGTTCTGCAGTACTCCCCGGGGCCTTGTAATTCACTGTGTAACTCTTGCCCTGGTTGGACTTAACAAATGTGTCACTTCACAGTGGcccagttaaattccatctgctatttcccATGCCCACTCCCCCAATTGATCCAAGTACCAAAACATCAGACCCCCACTGGTATCTTGGAAAATGACAGATATTTGCTCTCATTCAAGCCAATCTCCTTCTATAATGGAACAATAACAGGCTTCATGCAAATGAACCAAGCAGATTCCATATTTGCCCAACCTTCCCCTGCCTTCATCTGAGCAAACTGTGCATAAGTGTTGCAGTGCTCATGGAGCAAGGTTTGCAAtgccacaagc contains the following coding sequences:
- the LOC138741260 gene encoding tumor necrosis factor alpha-induced protein 3-like isoform X1, translating into MDLPSNLGDSNPAKAGRLRALIGADVVKPAAARPLLHHLRQLHVHTVQLPGTRASPAALRAAWQRALLDRPARDALQRAGTLNWCRELRRQYPLKNTGKGNSLIHSVSLFLWGIQDTDFVLQKTFHEALVKAHDANFKLRLQTEYQRLQGFADQASLSQAEIWDQEWENVIECADPASAASRAVTNIYQDVHFFVLANIIRRPIIVIAGNSEEGLKSSSSKTSSPAGIYLPLHWPPLQCCTCPVLLSYEHRYFTPLISINDIGPEINAFPLVVPDRTGSVELPIRFLLEAEKVNRKQLLSNYLIEISVPDCHGVEFINAARLLINPLPDDLNLVLDYFQLVNHRYKSWQESSGNVTNNRNGKKVDFLSPLSIVEDKCLTHGCPYFCSKFTKPFCHMCHDAFQSNKESSESKTGKQGDCRQVGKHFNKERSTSFEPQDVSDHQSKSGISFFSETNALKCKLAECPFTGSETLHGFCASCFHKLGHLDLIPEKGRNSDLAVPGEILDERLDIFRERCSKCEQEGRKCNGLCDLTANALTLMRGTADQASSELQQAGLGIVDSGQGQDLQGGRVRESKQCKNPSCQFFGTEEQSGLCTTCFFKHVEGLGVFSQRDSDQGHSEHSPSPPQRKCSQISSHLREMTVCRSSDCSMLANPAYSGHCQKCYVKQLYSVPLAGHCPEEHHIWDPLLPRCSNGNAANSQRSSDQTTREPFVLEQEGSGNTSCLVQNSQTRILPASDQLNLKPQKHICRSEGCEHFGNTKCDGYCNACFTSSPTHSK
- the LOC138741260 gene encoding tumor necrosis factor alpha-induced protein 3-like isoform X2; this translates as MKIWIHSWMMIWDQEWENVIECADPASAASRAVTNIYQDVHFFVLANIIRRPIIVIAGNSEEGLKSSSSKTSSPAGIYLPLHWPPLQCCTCPVLLSYEHRYFTPLISINDIGPEINAFPLVVPDRTGSVELPIRFLLEAEKVNRKQLLSNYLIEISVPDCHGVEFINAARLLINPLPDDLNLVLDYFQLVNHRYKSWQESSGNVTNNRNGKKVDFLSPLSIVEDKCLTHGCPYFCSKFTKPFCHMCHDAFQSNKESSESKTGKQGDCRQVGKHFNKERSTSFEPQDVSDHQSKSGISFFSETNALKCKLAECPFTGSETLHGFCASCFHKLGHLDLIPEKGRNSDLAVPGEILDERLDIFRERCSKCEQEGRKCNGLCDLTANALTLMRGTADQASSELQQAGLGIVDSGQGQDLQGGRVRESKQCKNPSCQFFGTEEQSGLCTTCFFKHVEGLGVFSQRDSDQGHSEHSPSPPQRKCSQISSHLREMTVCRSSDCSMLANPAYSGHCQKCYVKQLYSVPLAGHCPEEHHIWDPLLPRCSNGNAANSQRSSDQTTREPFVLEQEGSGNTSCLVQNSQTRILPASDQLNLKPQKHICRSEGCEHFGNTKCDGYCNACFTSSPTHSK